The DNA region CACCTCGCCGTTTTCGGCATTGAGCATGTAAATATCCCGCTCGCTTGCCACGATACGGCTGATGTCGATGTTCAACCGATTGCTGAACGCGGGATTGAACTGCATGCGCGTGATACCGAGCAGCACATCAAGATTACGCTCCGCCTCATTCTTAAGGGCGGCTGTATCGGTGGTCTGACGGTGTTCCTCCGCCCGCGCCACGTTCAATAACACATTCTCCCAAGCCTTTTTCTGCTCGACCGGATCGCTCAACGCCGCCGCCTGCTGGCGGATCTGCTGAGCCTGACGCAAATACGCATCATACTGCTCACTGCGACCAAAGCGCAGGTACATCACGCTGGCAAGCGTCACCACGATCAACGGAATGAGGATCGCCATGACCGCCATCAAATTTGTGGAGGGGACGGTCGTCTCCGCGGTTACTTCCGGGTTGGGCAGCAGGCGCGGCAGGAAATTGCGCAGCCGTTCACCCAGCGTCTCGCTCCAGCGGCGAATGGACTGCATCCCCGTCACTGCCGCTTTTGCCGCCTGTCTCGCCTGCATGGACGGTTCACGCGGCGTTTGGGGAACTTCTTCATGAACGGGTTCCGGCTCCTGCGCCTCGACCTGTTCTGCCATGCTCTCTGCAATATCTTCTATTTCTTCTTCAGGTTCTAATTCCTGTGGCGGTTCCTCCTCCACAGGCTTTGGCTTCGCCCGCGGAATGGAAGCTGGGAATTCGCGCAGCGTGGATTGGTGCGGCAGGTTCGCCAGTGGATCGGGAGTCTGTGATGGAGGCGGTGCTTCCTTTTCCTCGGGAGGGATGGCGTATGCGGAGGGTTGCAGGACATGCCCGGGCGTGGATTCCGTTTCTTTCGCGGCAGGCAGGCTTGGGCTTAAGTCCGGAGGCGGGGCTTCTTCCTTCTCCTCCTCCCTCGGCGCGGACGAAGGTCCTGTCACAAAATGGATCAAGCCCGTCCCATTGGTCGTCTGCATCAGCACAGCGTTCAGGTCTTCGCTGGTCAGCGCGGCGAGACGGCGGCGCATCACCTCGAGCGAGGATGGTTTTGCATCATCGAGCGGCGCAACCCAGGCATTTGGAACGCGCCCGCAAAAAAGAAGCAGATCACCCGCCTCGATGCTGGTCTGCGCGTAATGGATGTGGATGCTCTGGCTTGACCCCAAGCCCTTGCCCGAAATGGCGGGCTCGAAAAAGTGACGCGACTCGCGCGCACCGAACCAATAAGCGTGCATCGGTCCGCTGAAGGAAAAAGTGCATTGCCCCTCGCGAAAGGCGGCAAGCAGCAACCAGCCCAGCACGTATTTGCCCTGGCTGCTCGTGGACATATTGCGCTCCAGCAGGGTCTTGTTGACATGGTCGGTGGCGGCGCGCAAGGCGCTGGTGAGCGCGCGCGGTGTTTCATAAAAAACGCGCCCCGCACTTTCGGCAACCTGCATATATTCACTTGTAGTAAACGTGGAATTTCCAGCCAGCACGGAATACACGACCAAACGGTCTTGTTCGCGTCCGCGCGCCGCATTTTTGGGCGGCGTCAGCCCCAGCACGCCGGGCATCGCCCAATCGTCCCGTCCATTGATGCGATAAAGAGGGGTGAGATGAATATCGAGTGGCATGTAAGATTATCGCTTGATCATCTATCCGAGTAAGGTGCTGTCATTCAAAATCTTCGCGCTTCATTATACTGGTAAAATCTCACCGCTATGAACTACACCCTTCTCAAAGATTTCTCCGAAATCACACCCCAAGAGTGGAACGACCTGCTGAAAGAATCCATCAGCGACACGCCTTTTTCACGCTACGAATATCAAACTTCATGGTGGAAACACCTCGGCGGCGGCGAATGGAAGGATGCCAAACTCGTCCTCGTTGCCGCGCGCGAGAATGAAAAACTCATCGGCATCGCCCCGCTTTTCATCGCCGAATACGACGGTCAGACCGCGCTTTTGCTCAACGGCAGCATCGAAATTTCGGATTATCTCGATCTCATCGTCCGCAAGGATGACCACGCGCGGTTTGTCACCGGGTTATTGGACTTTCTCGCCTCGAACCCCGCCGACGCCTGGTCTGCCATCGATTGGTACAACCTCCCCGACGACTCGCCGACCCTCGCCGCCCTCAAAGCGGAATCCGCTGCCCGCGGCTGGACATATCACGAAGAGATCTATCGCCCCACGCCGCGCATCGCCCTGAACGGCTCGTTCGATGATTATCTTGCAAATATCGAAAAAAAACAACGCCATGAGATCCGCCGCAAGATGCGCCGCGCCGCCGAATCAGGGCGCGTCCGCTTTCATGTGATCGATCAAAACGCGGACATTGAATCCGAACTGGACGCCTTCTTCCATTTAATGATCCAGGACCCGAACAAAGCCCTGTTCCTCAAAGACATGATGCGCGACCAAATGTCCGACGCCCTGCATGCCGCGTACAAGAGCGGATATCTCTGGCTTGCCTTCCTTGAAGTGGATGGCGTCAAGGCAGCGGCATCGCTCAATTTCGATTACAACAATAAACTGTGGGGCTACAACTCCGGCGTCAGCCGCGATTTCATGGAACTCTCCCCCGGCTGGGTGTTGCTGGGGCATGTCATTCAATGGTGTTGTGAAAACGGGCGGCATGAGTTCGATTTCATGCGCGGGGACGAGGAATACAAATACCGTTTTGGGGGCGTAAATAGATTTGTGATGCGAGCCCGAATAACAAAATAGGGACACGGCGAAGCCGTGTCCCTACTGTAACTGTAACTTACCCTCCGCCGCTCACACCGCCGACAATCCCCCCGTCTGTCAACTTGCGCAGATCGCTCAGCGCCGATTCGATCTCATCAGGCTTCACAGGGCGGTCCTCATCGCGGTGTTTCAGCGTACCGGCGTTCGCCTTTTCAATCGCCAGATCCTTGATGGACGCATTCAGCGCCAGCGCTTCCTTCACCAATGCCGCGCCTTGAGAATATCCGATCACGGGATTTAACGCCGTCACGACGATGGCGTTCTTCGAGAGCCAGCCTTCCGCTTTTTCACGGTTGGCGGTCAATCCCTTCACAGCACGTTCAGTGAAAGCATTGACCGAACCGATGATGACCTGCATCATTTCGAATAGATTGTGCGCAATGATTGGCATCATCACATTCAATTCCAACTGTCCCGCCTGTGCCGCCATCGCCACCGTCGTGTCACAGCCGACCACATGAAACATGGCTTGGTTCAGCATCTCCGCCATGACGGGATTCACCTTGCCCGGCATAATGGATGATCCCGGCTGGACAGCCGGCAGGCGGATCTCATCCAACCCCGTGGACGGACCGGAAGCGAGCAAACGAAAATCATTCGCGATCCGCACCAGCGTCAAAGCCACGGTCCGCAGCGCCGCGGAATAATCCACGGCATCCGACATGGATTGCATCGATTCAAAAAGGTTATCGGATTCGACCAACTGCAAACCGGTCAATTCGGATAATTTTTTCACCATGCGGGCATGATATTCCGGATGCGCGTTCAACCCCGAGCCGACGGCTGTTCCGCCGATACCGAGCCGGCGCAACCCCTCGGCAGAGCGTTCGATGCGCTCCGTATCGCGTTCGATGGCTTTCGCATATGCGCCGAATTCCTGCCCCAGCCGCACGGGAACGGCATCCTGCAAATGTGTGCGCCCCGATTTGACAATATCATCGAATTCGCGAGCTTTCGCCTCCAGCGCGGCTTGCAGCGCTTGGAGCGATGTCAGCAATTCACTCTGCCGCCACAGCACACCGAGACGAATGGACGTCGGGATCGTGTCATTGGTGGATTGCGCCATATTGACGTGATCGTTGGGGTGCACATAATACTGCCCAAGTTTGCCGCCCAATATCTGCGTGGCGCGGTTGGCAATGACCTCATTCGCATTCATATTGTGACTTGTTCCAGCGCCTGCCTGAAAAGGCTCGCCTACGAATTGATAATCCCACTTGCCGTCCATCACTTCTTCCGCGGCTTGGGCAATCGCATTGGTCAACTCTCCGGCGGTGAAATGCTTGCCGTCCACCTCGCGGTCATTGAACAATCCCAGCTCGTGGTTGACAAGTGCCGCGGCGCGCTTGACTGCCGCAATGGACCAGATGAATGCGCGCCACGGACGCAGCCCGCTGATGGGGAAGTTCTCCACCGCGCGCTGGGTCTGCGCCCCCCATAAAGCCTTGGCCGGCACTTGCACCTCGCCGAGCGAATCCTTTTCCGTGCGAAAATCCTGAGTCATGGCATCTCCAAGAATATTTTTTCCTATTTTACACCCTTCCCAAAAACCTGTCCGTTTTTCAAAAGAATAGGAAATTTGGCACTCGGTTTTCACCATGGACATGTTATATAATCGTTATATGTTTGACCGCTTTCGCCGCCTGTTTGCCGCACCCATCTTTCCAGACGAGGAGAAAACGCGCAACTCGAAAATCATCAACGCTTTTGGGTGGGTTGTCATCTTCGTCCTGCTTGTCCTCTACATTTCACGCTGGGTGAGCGGGGAATGGCTGAGTTATTCCTCCCGTTATATCTTTCCGATCCTCATTCTGATCGTATTCATGTCGCTGTTTACGCTCCGCCGGGGATATGTGCGCGGTGCAGGCATCTTTTTAGTGATATTCATCTGGCTGGGACTCACATATCAAGCCTCGCAATCGAACGGGCTTCGCGATGTCGCCACCATGTCCTATCTCGCCATCATCCTGCTGGCGGGGCTCCTGCTTGGCTGGCGGGAAGGTTTATTAACGGGCATACTCAGCCTGGCAATGCTGTGGTATTTCGCTTTTCAGGAACAGCAGGGCATTTATCAATTTCGAATGGATCCACCCCTCAGTTTTGCGCGCGACCTGACCGCCGTTTTCATCGCCACCGGATTTCTCGTCTATCTCCTGATTCATAACCTGAACCGTTCGCTCACAGATGCGCGCCTCGAATTAAAGGAACGCCTGCGGGTGGATGAGAAACTCCAGATCCAAACCCAATACCTGACCGCGCTTCACGAAACCGCCCTGGGGTTGGTCAACCGGCTTGAGCTTAATCCACTCCTTGTCTCCATTCTCGAACGCGTTAGTGTCCTGCTGGATACCCCTCATGTTGGAATTGACCTGCTAACCCCGGACGAATCCGCGCTCAGACAGGAGTTGGGCAAAGGTATTTTTTTAAAGTCAAATGGGGTCACAACACAAAAAGGGCATGGACTTGTGGGGAAAATCTGGGAAAGTGGAAAGACCGTCTACACGCAGAATTACAGCCAATATTCCCACAAACGGGATGAAGCCCAGGATGCGGGTTTTGGAGCGGTGATCGGAGCCCCTCTTAAGTCTGGGGAAAAAGTTCTGGGGGTACTCGTCGTTGCCCATATGGATAAACAAAAAGATTTCACCTCGGAGCAGGCAACCCTGCTGGAGAGACTCGCCGCACTCGCTTCCGTCGCTATTGACAACGCCCGCCTCTATGAAAAGGCGCAATCCGAAATCGTGGAACGCAGGCTGGTCGAAAAGGACCTGCGCTCCAGCGAGGAGCGCTTCCGCAAGGTATTCAACAACAGCAACATCGCAATCGTCATTGTCACCCTCGATAACGGTATTTTTTTGGAAGGCAATAATGCGTTCTGGCAGCTATCCGGTCTTTCTCCCCAAGCCGCGCTCGGACATTCATCCCTTGAATTCGACCTGTGGAAAAGCTCCGAGGACCGCGACGCGTTCGTGCAGGAACTGCTTGCAAAAGGTTCCCTCCAAAATGTAGAGGTCGAATTCAAAAACAAGGACCTGCCAGGCAAGACATCCCTTGCCTACTATGAACTGATCAGCATCAAGGAACAACCCTGCATCCTGTGCATGTTCTACGATGTAACGGAGCAGAGGCAGGCGGAACGCGCCTTCCGGGAAAGCGAGGAACGCTTCCGCAAGGTCTTTCATGCCAGCCCGGTGGCGATCTGCATCACCACACTCGAAGAAGGGATCCTGCTCGACGCCAATGACGCCTATTGGAATATGAGCGGTTACGAACCCGAAACATCCATCGGACGATCGGCGGAGGAACGTGAACTCTGGGATTCGATGGATGACCGCCGCGAATTTGTGGAAAAACTAAAAACCAACCGCTCCGTTTTCAACCCAAACTACGAGTTCTTTGACGTGTTGGGAAATCGCCGTAGCGTAAACGCTTTTTATGAGTTGATCGAACTTAATGGACAAACCTGCATCCTATCCATGTTCTATGACATCACCGAGCAAAAGAAGGCGCAGGATGCCCTACAGAGCGCGGAAGCGCGGACACGCGCCATCCTCAACGCAATTCCCGATATGATCTTCGAAGTGTCGAAGGATGGTGTCTTTTTGGATTTTATGGCTTCCGCCGGGCTTTCCCCCGCCATGGACACATCGAGGTTTATCGGCAAAAATATATTGGAGTTGTTCCCCTCCTCCATCGCCAAACAGACCTTGTTTGCGCTCGAACGCGCTATTGCTTCGGGACAATTGCACGCGTTCGAATACGGGATGCCGCCCGGGGAGGAGACCCAATTCTTCGAGGCGCGTGTCGCTGCGGTAACATCTGAATCAGCCATCATCATGGTGCGTGACATCAGCCAGCGCAAATGGGTGGAGACCGAACGCGAAAAGTTGATCAATGAACTCGAGAACAAGAACGCCGAATCCGAAACCCTGCGCGAGAGCATGGCGATCATTGTCGAGACACTGGATGAGAACAAAGCGGTCAGCCTCATCCTTGAGCAGCTCGAAAAAGTGATCCCGTACGACAGCGCCTCCGTCCAGTTGTTGCGCGGAAATAATGACATATTGGAGATCGTCAGCACGCGCAGGCTGGAACCGCCCGAAGAGCACATCGGGCTAAAATTCAAGGTGGATGAAAACGAACCATCTCATGTGCTCCTGACCGAACAGATATCCTATATGCTCATCGAAGATGTGCAGAAAACGAACCCGATCTTCCACGATGCATCCATCCACCAACAGATCCGCTCGTGGATGGCGATCCCGTTACGGGTGAAGGGTCAACCCATCGGCATCATCGCACTGGACGGTCACCGCGTTGGTCAATTCTCCAAAAAGGATGCGGAACTTGCGGTGACCTATGCCAACCAGGTTGCCATCGCGCTCGAAAACGCCCGGCTGTTCAGCGAATTGCAGACGGAACTGGCGGAACGAAAGCGCCTGATCGAAGAACTCGAAAACAAAAACGCCGAACTGGAACGCTTCTCCTACACAGTTTCGCACGACCTGAAATCTCCGCTCATCACCATTAAAGGCTTCCTCGGCTTCCTGGAAAAGGACGCCACCACCGGCAACGTCGCCCGGCTGCGGAACGATATTCAGCGCATCGCCGATGCCACCGACAAAATGCAATCCCTGCTCAATGAACTGCTTGAACTCTCACGGGTCGGGAGGCTGGTCAACCCGCATCAGACCATATCCTTTAACGAGATCGTCGACGATGCGCTTGCCATTGTGCATGGGCGCCTGCAGGAAAATTCGGTGCAGGTGAAAGTGCAGGAGAACATGCCAACAGTGCACGGCGACCGCCCGCGATTGTTCGAAATTATGCAAAACCTGATCGATAATGCCGCGAAATTTGTCACCCCGCAAACCGAACGCCTGATCGAGATCGGGCACGATGGCTACGAAGACGGCAACCCCATCTTCTTCGTCAGGGATAACGGCATCGGTATCGATCCCATCCACCACGACCGTATCTTTGGGTTGTTCAACAAACTCGATGTCGACTCGGACGGTACAGGCGTGGGGCTCGCCCTCGTGAAGAGAATCATCGAGGTCCACAAATGCAGGATCTGGGTCCAGAGCGAAGCGGGAAAAGGGGCAACGTTCTACTTCACGCTTCCGGCGGGACCCGAATCCTGATTCGTGATATAACTGGCGTTATCTCATCCGTGGAGGATTTTATGAAGCGTGCAGTCAGCATCAGCATCGGTTCATCGAAACGCAACAAGGCTGTGGAAGTTACGTTGCTCGGCGAGAAGGTCCGCATCGAGCGCATCGGCACAGACGGGGATATGGAAGCCGCCGCACAAAAATACAAGGAATTGGACGGCACAGTGGACGCTTTCGGCGTCGGCGGCGCGGACTTGGGCGCCATTGTGGACGGCAAATGGTATCCCCTGCATTCCGTTGCGCCGATGGTGCGCTTCGTAAAAAAGACTCCGCTGGTGGATGGCGGCGGATTAAAGAATACGCTGGAAAATCGGGCTCCGGCATTTCTCGATGCGAAAATCCGTGATTACATCAATTCAAAGGGAAGGAAGGCGTTCGTCGTTCTGGGCATGGACCGTTGGGGAATGTCGAAGAGTTTTGTCGAGGCTGGTTATGAAACCGTTTTCGGCGACTTTATG from Anaerolineales bacterium includes:
- a CDS encoding PAS domain S-box protein, with product MDMLYNRYMFDRFRRLFAAPIFPDEEKTRNSKIINAFGWVVIFVLLVLYISRWVSGEWLSYSSRYIFPILILIVFMSLFTLRRGYVRGAGIFLVIFIWLGLTYQASQSNGLRDVATMSYLAIILLAGLLLGWREGLLTGILSLAMLWYFAFQEQQGIYQFRMDPPLSFARDLTAVFIATGFLVYLLIHNLNRSLTDARLELKERLRVDEKLQIQTQYLTALHETALGLVNRLELNPLLVSILERVSVLLDTPHVGIDLLTPDESALRQELGKGIFLKSNGVTTQKGHGLVGKIWESGKTVYTQNYSQYSHKRDEAQDAGFGAVIGAPLKSGEKVLGVLVVAHMDKQKDFTSEQATLLERLAALASVAIDNARLYEKAQSEIVERRLVEKDLRSSEERFRKVFNNSNIAIVIVTLDNGIFLEGNNAFWQLSGLSPQAALGHSSLEFDLWKSSEDRDAFVQELLAKGSLQNVEVEFKNKDLPGKTSLAYYELISIKEQPCILCMFYDVTEQRQAERAFRESEERFRKVFHASPVAICITTLEEGILLDANDAYWNMSGYEPETSIGRSAEERELWDSMDDRREFVEKLKTNRSVFNPNYEFFDVLGNRRSVNAFYELIELNGQTCILSMFYDITEQKKAQDALQSAEARTRAILNAIPDMIFEVSKDGVFLDFMASAGLSPAMDTSRFIGKNILELFPSSIAKQTLFALERAIASGQLHAFEYGMPPGEETQFFEARVAAVTSESAIIMVRDISQRKWVETEREKLINELENKNAESETLRESMAIIVETLDENKAVSLILEQLEKVIPYDSASVQLLRGNNDILEIVSTRRLEPPEEHIGLKFKVDENEPSHVLLTEQISYMLIEDVQKTNPIFHDASIHQQIRSWMAIPLRVKGQPIGIIALDGHRVGQFSKKDAELAVTYANQVAIALENARLFSELQTELAERKRLIEELENKNAELERFSYTVSHDLKSPLITIKGFLGFLEKDATTGNVARLRNDIQRIADATDKMQSLLNELLELSRVGRLVNPHQTISFNEIVDDALAIVHGRLQENSVQVKVQENMPTVHGDRPRLFEIMQNLIDNAAKFVTPQTERLIEIGHDGYEDGNPIFFVRDNGIGIDPIHHDRIFGLFNKLDVDSDGTGVGLALVKRIIEVHKCRIWVQSEAGKGATFYFTLPAGPES
- a CDS encoding GNAT family N-acetyltransferase; translated protein: MNYTLLKDFSEITPQEWNDLLKESISDTPFSRYEYQTSWWKHLGGGEWKDAKLVLVAARENEKLIGIAPLFIAEYDGQTALLLNGSIEISDYLDLIVRKDDHARFVTGLLDFLASNPADAWSAIDWYNLPDDSPTLAALKAESAARGWTYHEEIYRPTPRIALNGSFDDYLANIEKKQRHEIRRKMRRAAESGRVRFHVIDQNADIESELDAFFHLMIQDPNKALFLKDMMRDQMSDALHAAYKSGYLWLAFLEVDGVKAAASLNFDYNNKLWGYNSGVSRDFMELSPGWVLLGHVIQWCCENGRHEFDFMRGDEEYKYRFGGVNRFVMRARITK
- a CDS encoding aspartate ammonia-lyase — protein: MTQDFRTEKDSLGEVQVPAKALWGAQTQRAVENFPISGLRPWRAFIWSIAAVKRAAALVNHELGLFNDREVDGKHFTAGELTNAIAQAAEEVMDGKWDYQFVGEPFQAGAGTSHNMNANEVIANRATQILGGKLGQYYVHPNDHVNMAQSTNDTIPTSIRLGVLWRQSELLTSLQALQAALEAKAREFDDIVKSGRTHLQDAVPVRLGQEFGAYAKAIERDTERIERSAEGLRRLGIGGTAVGSGLNAHPEYHARMVKKLSELTGLQLVESDNLFESMQSMSDAVDYSAALRTVALTLVRIANDFRLLASGPSTGLDEIRLPAVQPGSSIMPGKVNPVMAEMLNQAMFHVVGCDTTVAMAAQAGQLELNVMMPIIAHNLFEMMQVIIGSVNAFTERAVKGLTANREKAEGWLSKNAIVVTALNPVIGYSQGAALVKEALALNASIKDLAIEKANAGTLKHRDEDRPVKPDEIESALSDLRKLTDGGIVGGVSGGG